From a single Gimesia fumaroli genomic region:
- a CDS encoding sulfatase family protein, whose translation MLHVQMRLWNSLLCLAFIVLLTPTSEAANKPASARPNIIMIFADDVSWNDLGCYGHPTIRTPNLDRLAKEGLRFDNAYLTTSSCSPSRCSVITGRYPHNTGAPELHTPLPEGQVLFPQQLKDAGYYTVISGKQHMGPYALTAFDHVSKGKGPGREADWVPILKQRPKDKPFFCWFASVDAHRKWQASNEYQPHKPEEVVVPPYLIDAPETRKDLAQYYDEISRIDFFTGKILDELDAQGIADNTLVLFFADNGRPFPRCKTRLYDSGIKTPLIVRWPDAIKPGTVSQSLVSTIDIGPTFLDVAGVTPDSRIQGVSFENVFKQPEAKVRDYAIAEHNWHVFKAHERMVRSGNLLYIRNAWPEQRNLCVESIEFPSGEVLWDRFKAGKLNEFQRDVFLKPRPAEELYLVTEDPHQFQNLASKAEYAADLTRLRKVLDQWTAETGDTVPSNPTLDRNQRPGEPKPPEFEHREMPGDARQATTINAPGPILAP comes from the coding sequence ATGTTGCATGTTCAAATGCGTTTGTGGAACTCGCTTCTATGTCTTGCCTTTATTGTTTTGCTGACTCCCACGAGTGAGGCTGCGAACAAACCGGCGTCTGCCCGTCCCAATATCATCATGATCTTTGCTGATGATGTCTCCTGGAATGATCTAGGATGTTATGGGCACCCCACTATTCGAACTCCCAATCTGGATCGACTGGCGAAAGAAGGACTGCGGTTCGACAACGCATATCTGACAACCAGCAGTTGCAGTCCCAGTCGATGCAGTGTGATTACCGGTCGCTATCCGCATAATACCGGCGCTCCTGAATTGCACACCCCGCTCCCTGAAGGGCAGGTTTTATTTCCTCAGCAATTAAAAGATGCCGGCTATTACACGGTGATTTCCGGCAAACAGCACATGGGGCCTTATGCGTTGACCGCCTTTGATCATGTTTCGAAAGGCAAGGGCCCAGGCCGGGAAGCGGACTGGGTTCCAATCCTGAAACAGCGGCCGAAAGACAAACCATTTTTCTGCTGGTTTGCTTCGGTAGATGCACATCGGAAGTGGCAAGCCTCGAACGAATACCAACCTCATAAGCCCGAAGAGGTTGTCGTACCCCCTTATCTGATTGATGCACCCGAAACACGCAAGGATCTTGCGCAATACTATGATGAAATCAGCCGCATTGATTTCTTTACTGGCAAAATTCTTGATGAGCTCGATGCACAGGGAATCGCCGACAATACATTGGTGCTGTTTTTTGCCGATAATGGTCGTCCTTTCCCACGTTGCAAAACCAGACTGTATGACAGCGGCATCAAAACACCATTGATTGTGCGCTGGCCAGACGCGATTAAGCCGGGTACGGTGAGCCAGAGTCTCGTCAGTACGATCGATATTGGTCCGACGTTTCTTGATGTCGCGGGAGTAACACCTGACTCGCGCATTCAGGGAGTCAGCTTTGAAAACGTATTCAAGCAGCCAGAGGCCAAGGTTCGTGATTATGCGATTGCGGAACATAACTGGCACGTTTTTAAGGCCCATGAACGGATGGTGCGCTCGGGGAATTTACTTTACATTCGCAATGCCTGGCCGGAACAGCGAAACCTGTGCGTAGAATCAATTGAATTCCCCTCGGGTGAAGTGCTCTGGGATCGATTCAAGGCTGGCAAGCTGAATGAGTTTCAGAGAGATGTCTTTTTAAAACCTCGACCGGCCGAAGAACTCTACCTGGTCACAGAAGACCCGCATCAGTTTCAAAATCTGGCTTCAAAAGCCGAGTATGCTGCCGACTTAACCCGGCTCAGGAAGGTGTTGGATCAATGGACGGCGGAAACAGGTGATACCGTTCCCAGCAATCCGACTCTGGATCGGAATCAGCGACCGGGTGAGCCAAAGCCTCCCGAGTTTGAACACCGTGAAATGCCGGGCGATGCCAGGCAGGCGACGACAATCAATGCACCGGGACCGATACTGGCTCCGTAG
- a CDS encoding 3-keto-disaccharide hydrolase has protein sequence MTRKRVLGISMAVLAAVCLTSSVQAGEKSGWVNLFNGKNLDGWIQHNGTATYKVVDGTIQGTTSEGSPNSFLCTKKKYGNFELEFEVKVHNKLNSGVQIRSQQKDGNGRVNGPQVEIEASGDNGAEAGYVYGEATGRGWLTPQERLKPHKNLKDGEWNKFRIVANGPRIQTWINGQEIEDLTDEAIYKTHPKGFIGLQVHGIKKGTGPYSVAWKDIRIKELK, from the coding sequence ATGACACGAAAGCGCGTATTAGGAATCAGTATGGCTGTCCTGGCGGCTGTTTGTCTGACAAGCAGCGTTCAGGCGGGCGAAAAGTCAGGCTGGGTGAATTTGTTTAATGGCAAGAACCTCGATGGTTGGATCCAGCACAATGGAACCGCGACCTATAAAGTGGTCGATGGAACGATTCAAGGGACGACTTCAGAAGGCAGCCCCAACTCATTTTTATGTACCAAGAAAAAATATGGCAACTTCGAGCTGGAGTTTGAAGTCAAAGTTCATAACAAGTTGAACTCAGGCGTGCAAATTCGTAGCCAGCAGAAGGACGGGAACGGACGCGTAAATGGGCCTCAGGTCGAAATTGAGGCCAGTGGCGACAATGGTGCCGAAGCTGGGTATGTTTATGGTGAAGCAACCGGACGTGGCTGGTTGACTCCCCAGGAGCGACTCAAGCCTCATAAGAATTTGAAAGATGGCGAGTGGAACAAATTTCGGATCGTTGCGAATGGACCACGCATCCAGACCTGGATCAATGGTCAGGAGATTGAAGACCTGACCGATGAAGCGATTTATAAAACACATCCCAAAGGTTTCATTGGTCTGCAGGTGCACGGCATCAAAAAGGGAACTGGCCCTTACTCTGTTGCCTGGAAAGATATTCGGATCAAAGAACTAAAGTAG
- a CDS encoding proline--tRNA ligase, producing MRWSNTLIPTIKEVPADAEIPSHQLMLRAGLIRQLMAGAYTYLPLGWKAIQKAAQIVREEMDAADAAELHMPALQPLGLFERTQRKDAFGSVLIQFDVPRGNRLIPMALGPTHEEVVTDLMSHCISSYKQLPLTVYQIQTKFRNEERPRFGVLRTSEFLMKDAYSFSSSVAQLDEIYDRMYRAYCRIFARCGLKYLPVEAESGPIGGDASHEFMIPADNGEDSIVYCETSGYAANMERADTGRKAPEIKTSANAGTLEKQATPEATSIEQVSKLLGCKPSQMIKTLIYLADEEPVAVLIRGDHEANEGKIRRALDAGSVEMADDKAVQEVTGAPTGFAGPVGIKCKTIADHDIPVIENAITGANEADMHLLNVNVGRDYQLETTYDLRNAEAGDPCPKSGAPLTIVHGIEVGHVFKLGTKYTEALDANFLDEKEKRHPIIMGCYGIGVNRIVAGLAETRHDDKGLIWPLSIAPYEVLVIPLNTKDEEVMQTAERYYNELKAAGVDVLFDDRNARAGVKFNDADLIGIPYRVVIGGKGLKNGEIETKWRTAEDAEMIALDAGIQPILDALEAKKQEEYQAANVPE from the coding sequence GTGCGCTGGTCAAACACTCTGATTCCGACTATCAAAGAAGTTCCCGCTGATGCAGAAATTCCCAGCCATCAGTTAATGCTCCGCGCAGGGCTCATTCGCCAGTTGATGGCCGGCGCTTATACGTATCTGCCTCTAGGCTGGAAAGCCATACAGAAAGCAGCGCAGATTGTGCGGGAAGAAATGGACGCCGCCGATGCCGCAGAACTTCACATGCCGGCCCTCCAACCCCTGGGGCTGTTTGAACGAACACAGCGCAAAGATGCCTTTGGCTCGGTCCTGATTCAATTTGATGTCCCCCGTGGCAACCGCCTGATTCCGATGGCCCTGGGGCCAACTCACGAAGAAGTCGTGACCGACTTAATGAGTCACTGCATCAGCAGTTACAAACAACTTCCTTTGACCGTCTATCAGATTCAGACCAAATTCCGGAATGAAGAACGGCCTCGCTTCGGCGTATTACGCACCAGCGAATTTCTAATGAAAGACGCTTACAGCTTCAGTTCCTCAGTCGCGCAACTGGATGAAATCTACGACCGCATGTATCGGGCGTACTGCCGGATTTTCGCACGTTGTGGTTTGAAATACCTCCCCGTCGAAGCCGAAAGCGGCCCCATTGGGGGCGACGCGTCTCACGAATTCATGATTCCCGCTGACAACGGGGAAGATTCGATCGTGTACTGTGAAACATCCGGCTATGCTGCCAATATGGAACGCGCTGATACAGGCCGCAAGGCGCCAGAAATCAAGACATCGGCAAATGCAGGCACGCTGGAGAAACAAGCGACTCCCGAGGCGACCAGTATCGAGCAAGTCAGCAAACTGCTGGGCTGTAAGCCCTCCCAGATGATCAAAACACTGATCTATCTCGCCGATGAAGAACCGGTGGCAGTCCTGATTCGCGGTGATCACGAAGCCAACGAAGGCAAGATCCGTCGCGCTTTGGATGCGGGATCAGTCGAAATGGCCGACGACAAAGCCGTTCAAGAGGTCACTGGTGCTCCCACCGGATTCGCCGGCCCTGTGGGAATCAAGTGTAAAACCATCGCCGACCATGATATCCCCGTGATCGAAAACGCCATCACTGGTGCCAACGAAGCTGACATGCATCTCTTAAATGTGAATGTCGGCCGAGACTATCAACTGGAAACAACGTACGACCTGCGTAACGCGGAAGCCGGCGATCCCTGCCCTAAAAGTGGCGCGCCGCTGACCATAGTACACGGTATCGAAGTCGGCCATGTCTTTAAACTCGGCACCAAATATACGGAAGCACTCGATGCCAATTTTCTGGACGAAAAAGAAAAACGGCATCCGATTATCATGGGCTGTTACGGAATCGGCGTAAACCGGATTGTCGCGGGGCTGGCTGAAACACGTCACGATGACAAGGGATTGATCTGGCCCCTTTCGATCGCCCCATATGAAGTTCTCGTGATTCCTCTGAACACAAAAGACGAGGAAGTCATGCAGACTGCGGAACGCTATTACAACGAGCTCAAAGCGGCCGGCGTGGATGTCCTGTTTGATGATCGCAATGCCCGCGCGGGAGTCAAATTTAATGACGCCGACCTGATCGGAATCCCTTACCGTGTGGTGATCGGCGGTAAAGGACTCAAAAATGGTGAGATCGAAACCAAATGGCGCACGGCAGAAGACGCGGAAATGATCGCCCTGGATGCCGGCATTCAGCCGATTCTCGATGCCCTGGAAGCGAAGAAACAGGAAGAATATCAGGCGGCGAACGTCCCTGAGTAA
- a CDS encoding 3'-5' exoribonuclease YhaM family protein, whose product MSRQYINQLKDGDTVNEVFLLVDKQLRANRNASLFLSADLRDCTGVVNARMWNVVEERMQHFQSGNYVQAKGKVHLFQGTLQIILTYIEPVSAENLDPAEFQPQAPQDVQQLLSKLREMLLSIENNEIRTLMECFLVDEGLMDEFCRAPAGVKTHHAYHGGLIEHVVNLMETAQRVADLYPKADMSLLLAGVFLHDLGKVRELGYENEFVYTDEGQLLGHLIIGVEMLTEKINAYQEMTGESFPKEAELRLKHMIVSHHGTYEFGSARLPMTPEAVALHHLDNLDAKVNEFARFIDDDLNSTSNWTPYSPRLQRKLFKGITED is encoded by the coding sequence ATGTCTCGTCAATATATAAATCAGTTGAAAGATGGTGATACGGTCAATGAGGTTTTTCTGTTGGTTGATAAGCAGTTACGTGCCAACCGGAATGCCAGCCTGTTTTTATCAGCCGATTTGCGAGATTGTACCGGTGTCGTGAATGCCCGGATGTGGAACGTCGTTGAAGAACGGATGCAGCATTTTCAATCCGGAAATTACGTCCAGGCCAAAGGCAAGGTGCATCTGTTTCAGGGAACCTTGCAAATTATTCTGACCTATATTGAACCGGTTTCCGCGGAAAATCTCGACCCTGCCGAGTTTCAACCACAGGCACCACAGGATGTGCAGCAGTTGCTGAGTAAACTCCGCGAAATGCTGTTGAGCATCGAAAACAATGAGATTCGCACGTTAATGGAGTGCTTTCTGGTTGATGAAGGGCTCATGGATGAATTCTGCAGAGCACCCGCAGGCGTCAAAACCCATCACGCTTATCATGGCGGATTGATCGAGCACGTTGTCAATTTAATGGAGACCGCCCAGCGTGTGGCGGATTTATACCCCAAAGCAGACATGAGTCTACTGCTGGCGGGTGTCTTTTTGCATGATCTTGGCAAAGTGCGCGAGCTTGGTTATGAGAATGAATTCGTCTACACGGATGAAGGTCAGTTATTGGGGCACCTGATTATCGGTGTGGAAATGCTGACCGAAAAGATCAATGCCTATCAGGAAATGACGGGTGAATCGTTTCCCAAAGAGGCAGAACTGCGGTTAAAGCATATGATCGTCAGTCATCATGGGACGTATGAATTTGGTAGTGCCCGGTTGCCAATGACTCCCGAAGCGGTTGCCTTGCATCATCTTGATAATCTGGATGCGAAAGTAAATGAGTTTGCGCGATTCATCGATGATGACCTGAACTCCACGTCAAACTGGACCCCTTATTCGCCCCGCTTGCAGCGAAAATTATTTAAGGGAATAACCGAGGACTGA
- the rnr gene encoding ribonuclease R — translation MPDFEKKILDYVTRPGYTPVREKALLKKVGGSKSTSAEFEQAIETLRARKDILVSDSGLIRPVKKEGWIAGTIKKTSSGAGYLIPHHKPDDIAHDQRHAGDLYISERDMGDAHTGDEVYATVINRRRSGGQICGRVVEIIERASTTFVGTYFESHGEGYVHVDGKIFNSPIHVGDPGAKGVSSEDKVVIDILHFPSKDYLGQGVISKVLGPHGKPGVDLLSIVYEFGIPMEFPEEVLIEAREQASLFDEAKLGNRRDLTKETIVTIDPADARDFDDAISLTRNEKGHWLLGVHIADVAHFVKEGSILDREAKRRGTSVYLPGQVIPMLPEIISNGLASLQEGQVRFTKSAFIEFTAEGVPVHTEFANSAVQVTQRFAYEQVLPIIQGRDDEGKDVSAEVRELLKNMHHLAMILRGRRFAAGALELHLSEVRLTFDDKHRVSGAVEREHDESHQIIEEFMLAANISVAEAFNDRKLRFLRRVHPSPELPRQVAFAEFVNAMGYTLKKAQSRKDLQQLIEQVHGTPVEQAINYALLRSLKQAEYTDEELGHYALAVDHYCHFTSPIRRYPDLTIHRMIDEILERPDKGKGQSPQGLRQLGHELSLRERRAESAERELTKVKLLSWMIENNIKTLKTMITGVETFGLFCRGTDVPVEGLLHISRLGKHDYFHQDAAKFSIVGERTGQEYRIGDFLTVEVEKIDLDRRELDFRLPSSKKVAKTSNAVPSRQNNKKSAKKSSSKTQPNTKKKSRKVKSQRSKKKKRK, via the coding sequence ATGCCCGATTTTGAGAAGAAAATTCTCGATTATGTAACCAGGCCCGGTTATACGCCCGTGCGTGAAAAGGCACTGCTGAAAAAAGTGGGAGGCTCGAAGTCCACATCTGCGGAATTTGAGCAGGCAATAGAGACGCTCCGTGCCCGAAAGGATATTCTGGTTTCGGACTCGGGATTAATCCGCCCGGTCAAAAAAGAGGGTTGGATTGCGGGAACCATCAAGAAGACCAGTTCTGGCGCGGGTTATCTGATTCCCCATCATAAGCCTGATGATATCGCACACGACCAGCGTCACGCAGGCGATCTTTATATTTCTGAACGGGATATGGGAGATGCTCATACGGGTGATGAAGTCTATGCCACAGTGATCAACCGCCGACGTAGCGGAGGCCAGATCTGCGGCCGCGTGGTGGAAATTATTGAGCGGGCTTCCACGACGTTTGTTGGCACCTATTTTGAATCACACGGCGAAGGTTATGTCCACGTGGATGGCAAAATCTTCAATTCACCGATTCATGTCGGAGACCCCGGTGCTAAAGGGGTGAGTTCGGAAGACAAAGTGGTTATCGACATCCTGCATTTCCCTTCCAAGGATTATCTGGGGCAGGGCGTTATTTCCAAGGTGCTGGGGCCGCACGGGAAGCCCGGCGTGGATCTGCTTTCCATCGTTTATGAATTCGGAATCCCGATGGAGTTTCCGGAAGAGGTCCTGATAGAAGCCCGTGAGCAGGCCAGTCTGTTTGATGAAGCAAAACTGGGGAATCGTCGTGATCTGACCAAAGAGACAATTGTGACGATCGACCCCGCTGATGCCCGCGATTTTGATGATGCGATTTCATTAACGCGAAACGAAAAAGGGCACTGGCTGCTAGGCGTGCATATTGCTGATGTGGCCCATTTTGTGAAAGAGGGTTCGATTCTGGACCGCGAAGCGAAACGGCGGGGAACCAGCGTGTATCTGCCTGGCCAGGTCATTCCGATGTTGCCGGAAATTATCTCGAATGGATTGGCCAGTCTGCAGGAAGGTCAGGTACGGTTTACGAAATCCGCCTTCATCGAGTTCACGGCTGAGGGGGTTCCCGTCCATACGGAATTTGCCAATTCCGCGGTACAAGTCACACAGCGTTTCGCTTATGAACAGGTTCTGCCAATCATTCAGGGACGCGATGACGAAGGGAAAGACGTTTCTGCTGAAGTGCGAGAGTTGCTGAAAAATATGCATCACCTGGCGATGATCCTGCGGGGGCGCCGGTTCGCCGCTGGTGCGCTGGAGTTGCACCTTTCGGAAGTCCGGCTCACTTTTGATGACAAGCACCGTGTGAGTGGCGCGGTCGAACGCGAGCATGATGAAAGTCATCAGATCATCGAAGAGTTTATGCTGGCCGCCAATATCTCTGTAGCAGAAGCGTTTAATGACCGGAAACTGCGATTTTTGAGACGCGTGCATCCCTCTCCGGAATTGCCGCGGCAGGTAGCGTTTGCAGAATTCGTCAATGCGATGGGCTATACGCTTAAAAAAGCCCAGAGCCGTAAAGATCTCCAGCAATTGATCGAGCAGGTTCATGGGACACCTGTAGAACAGGCGATCAATTATGCGTTGCTGCGTAGTCTGAAGCAGGCAGAATACACTGATGAGGAATTAGGTCACTATGCTTTGGCCGTTGATCACTATTGCCACTTTACGAGCCCGATCCGCCGTTATCCCGATTTAACGATTCATCGCATGATTGATGAAATTCTGGAACGGCCGGACAAGGGGAAGGGGCAAAGCCCACAAGGGCTCAGGCAGTTGGGGCATGAGCTTTCCCTGCGAGAGCGTCGGGCGGAGTCAGCTGAGCGTGAGTTGACCAAAGTGAAACTGCTTTCATGGATGATTGAGAATAACATTAAAACCCTGAAAACCATGATCACGGGCGTCGAGACCTTTGGGCTGTTTTGCAGGGGGACGGATGTTCCGGTGGAAGGGCTGTTGCACATCAGTCGTCTGGGAAAGCATGATTACTTTCATCAGGACGCCGCCAAATTCAGTATTGTTGGGGAACGGACGGGGCAGGAATACCGGATCGGTGATTTCTTAACGGTGGAAGTCGAGAAGATCGATCTGGATCGCCGTGAGTTGGATTTCCGACTGCCAAGTTCTAAAAAGGTGGCAAAGACATCAAACGCAGTCCCCTCTCGCCAGAACAATAAAAAGTCGGCCAAGAAGTCTTCGTCAAAGACGCAGCCGAACACGAAGAAGAAAAGTCGGAAGGTAAAATCACAACGCAGCAAGAAGAAAAAGAGAAAATAA
- a CDS encoding succinate dehydrogenase cytochrome b subunit: MVTKLGEKQQASPSAGGKSATKWLMTLLSSSIGQKFVMGITGLLLCSFLVVHLAGNLLVYVGADSYNNYAHELHSMMLLPVAETGLFLLLFVHIALAFKLTRDNREARHISYQETQSKIEEPPSIFGRTPMGRTSSWMFISGSIILAFLVMHMIDMKLHANPTVDYKDATPYGIIVQVLGSSLSAPIYIVGTIVLGFHLSHGFWSAFQSLGLNHPKYMPLIKKLAILFAIVIAVGFVSLPIWGYFIH; this comes from the coding sequence ATGGTGACGAAATTGGGTGAGAAACAACAGGCATCTCCGTCAGCAGGCGGAAAATCAGCTACGAAATGGTTGATGACTTTACTCTCCTCTTCCATTGGTCAGAAGTTCGTGATGGGGATCACCGGGCTTTTACTGTGCAGCTTTCTGGTTGTGCATTTAGCGGGCAATCTGCTCGTGTATGTGGGCGCAGACTCTTACAATAACTACGCTCACGAGTTGCACAGCATGATGCTATTGCCGGTCGCCGAAACCGGGCTGTTCCTGTTGCTGTTTGTGCATATTGCCCTGGCATTTAAATTGACTCGTGACAATCGCGAAGCACGTCATATCAGTTATCAGGAGACTCAAAGCAAGATTGAGGAACCACCTTCCATTTTTGGCCGTACTCCAATGGGGCGGACCAGTTCCTGGATGTTTATTTCCGGTTCGATCATCCTCGCGTTTCTGGTGATGCATATGATTGATATGAAACTGCATGCGAATCCCACCGTCGATTATAAGGACGCAACACCTTACGGCATTATCGTTCAGGTACTAGGCAGCAGCCTGAGTGCTCCGATTTATATTGTGGGAACGATTGTGCTTGGTTTTCATTTATCGCACGGTTTCTGGAGTGCATTCCAGTCACTGGGTTTGAATCACCCCAAATATATGCCGCTGATCAAAAAACTGGCAATCCTGTTTGCGATTGTGATTGCAGTCGGGTTTGTCAGCTTGCCGATCTGGGGATATTTCATTCATTGA
- a CDS encoding fumarate reductase/succinate dehydrogenase flavoprotein subunit — translation MAEAATTVLNSRVPEGPMAQKWDRCKQEMKLVNPANKRKKKIIVVGTGLAGASAAASLAELGYEVQSFCFQDSPRRAHSIAAQGGINAAKNYPNDGDSVWRLFYDTVKGGDYRSREANVHRLAQVSNNIIDQCAAQGVPFARDYGGSLANRSFGGAQVSRTFYARGQTGQQLLLGAYSALMRQVGAGRIELLPRREMLDLVVIDGVARGIIVRNLITGEFEKYSADCVLLCTGGYGNAFYLSTNAKGSNVTAAWRCHKRGAFFANPCYTQIHPTCIPVSGDYQSKLTLMSESLRNDGRVWVPQAQGDKRRGNEIPDSERDYYLERRYPAFGNLVPRDVASRAAKERCDAGYGVGATGQAVFLDFRDAIARDGRHVIEAKYGNLFHMYAKITGEDPYQVPMRIYPAVHYTMGGLWVDYHLQSTIPGLFVLGEANFSDHGANRLGASALMQGLADGYFVAPYTTGHFLASHNLPSVSTDDEAFTAAMANAQDRNAKILGIQGTRSSDSIHRELGHILWEYCGMSRERQGLETAMGKIRDLRDEFWSSIKVIGEGQQLNQNLEHAGRLADFLEFGELMVRDALVREESCGGHFREEHQTEENEAKRDDENFCHVTAWEFTEVGKEPVEHREHLEFVEVPLTTRSYK, via the coding sequence ATGGCCGAGGCGGCTACGACGGTTTTAAATTCTCGAGTTCCTGAAGGTCCGATGGCCCAGAAGTGGGACCGCTGTAAACAGGAAATGAAGCTGGTTAACCCGGCGAATAAACGGAAGAAAAAAATCATCGTTGTCGGGACCGGCTTAGCAGGCGCTTCTGCAGCCGCTTCTCTGGCGGAACTGGGCTATGAGGTGCAGTCGTTCTGTTTTCAGGACTCCCCGAGGCGTGCTCACAGTATTGCTGCTCAGGGGGGGATCAACGCCGCCAAGAATTATCCGAATGACGGCGACAGCGTCTGGCGGTTGTTTTACGATACCGTTAAAGGGGGCGACTATCGTAGCCGCGAAGCCAACGTGCACCGCCTGGCGCAAGTCAGTAACAACATCATCGATCAGTGTGCAGCGCAGGGCGTTCCTTTTGCTCGCGATTATGGCGGGTCTCTGGCAAACCGCTCTTTCGGGGGAGCACAGGTCTCGCGAACGTTTTATGCACGCGGTCAAACCGGTCAGCAGTTACTCCTGGGAGCCTACAGTGCGCTAATGCGACAGGTGGGGGCCGGGCGGATTGAATTATTACCGCGACGGGAAATGCTGGATCTGGTCGTCATTGATGGCGTCGCACGCGGCATTATCGTGCGGAACCTGATCACGGGCGAATTCGAAAAGTATTCGGCAGACTGCGTCTTGCTTTGTACCGGCGGTTATGGAAACGCCTTCTATCTTTCGACCAATGCCAAAGGTTCCAACGTAACCGCTGCGTGGCGGTGTCATAAACGGGGCGCTTTCTTTGCGAATCCGTGTTACACGCAGATTCATCCGACCTGTATTCCCGTCAGCGGCGATTATCAGTCCAAACTGACGTTGATGAGTGAAAGTCTACGGAACGATGGTCGGGTCTGGGTGCCTCAAGCACAAGGGGATAAGCGTCGTGGAAATGAGATTCCCGATTCCGAACGAGATTACTATCTGGAGCGTCGTTATCCGGCCTTTGGTAACCTGGTGCCGCGTGATGTGGCTTCTCGGGCTGCGAAAGAACGCTGTGACGCCGGCTATGGTGTTGGTGCGACGGGCCAGGCGGTCTTCCTCGATTTCCGGGATGCGATTGCCCGCGACGGAAGACATGTGATCGAAGCGAAGTACGGTAACCTGTTCCACATGTATGCCAAGATTACCGGCGAAGACCCGTATCAGGTTCCGATGCGAATCTATCCCGCCGTCCATTACACGATGGGAGGCTTGTGGGTTGACTATCATCTGCAAAGTACGATTCCCGGGCTGTTTGTTCTGGGAGAAGCCAACTTTTCTGATCATGGTGCCAATCGATTGGGAGCTTCGGCTTTGATGCAGGGACTGGCAGATGGCTATTTTGTCGCTCCTTATACCACGGGGCATTTCCTGGCTTCACATAACTTGCCTTCTGTTTCAACAGACGATGAAGCTTTTACGGCCGCGATGGCAAATGCTCAGGATCGGAATGCGAAAATTCTGGGAATCCAGGGCACGCGTTCCTCTGACAGTATTCATCGTGAGCTGGGGCATATACTCTGGGAATATTGTGGCATGTCCCGCGAACGCCAGGGGCTGGAAACAGCGATGGGTAAGATTCGTGACCTGAGGGATGAGTTCTGGTCCAGCATCAAAGTCATCGGCGAGGGACAGCAGTTGAATCAGAATCTGGAACACGCCGGTCGTCTGGCTGACTTCCTGGAATTTGGTGAGCTGATGGTGCGTGATGCACTGGTGCGGGAAGAGTCGTGCGGCGGTCATTTCCGTGAAGAACATCAGACGGAAGAGAATGAAGCAAAACGTGACGATGAAAATTTCTGTCATGTCACGGCCTGGGAGTTCACTGAGGTTGGAAAAGAACCAGTGGAACATCGTGAGCATTTAGAATTTGTCGAAGTACCTCTGACTACGAGGAGTTATAAATAA
- a CDS encoding succinate dehydrogenase/fumarate reductase iron-sulfur subunit, whose protein sequence is MSETLDLTLRVWRQPGPDAAGRYVEYKLTDISTHMSFLEMLDVLNEQLHEKGEEMIAFDHDCREGICGMCSLMINGQAHGPDSGTTTCQLHMRRFKNGDTIVIEPWRAKAFPVIRDLVVDRSAFDRIIEKGGFISVSTGNAPEANAIPVPAHIQETAMDAAACIGCGACAAACKNASAMLFVSAKVSHLSTLPQGEPERASRVENMVAQMDLEGFGNCTNTEECQAACPAEISVSNIARLNREYLRAKLCSKE, encoded by the coding sequence ATGAGCGAGACTTTGGATCTGACGCTCAGAGTTTGGCGACAGCCGGGACCTGATGCCGCCGGGCGTTATGTCGAATACAAGCTGACCGACATTTCCACGCATATGTCGTTTCTGGAAATGCTGGATGTATTGAACGAGCAGCTGCATGAAAAAGGCGAAGAGATGATTGCCTTTGACCATGACTGCCGCGAAGGGATCTGCGGCATGTGCAGCCTGATGATTAACGGTCAGGCACACGGTCCTGATTCAGGCACGACCACCTGCCAGTTGCATATGCGACGTTTCAAGAACGGCGATACAATTGTGATTGAACCCTGGCGCGCTAAGGCATTTCCCGTCATTCGCGACCTCGTCGTGGATCGCAGTGCCTTTGATCGCATTATCGAAAAAGGGGGATTCATTTCAGTCAGTACCGGGAATGCCCCTGAAGCCAATGCGATTCCGGTTCCCGCGCATATTCAGGAAACAGCAATGGATGCGGCTGCCTGTATTGGCTGTGGTGCCTGTGCGGCTGCCTGCAAAAATGCATCTGCCATGTTGTTTGTGTCGGCGAAAGTTTCACATCTTTCCACGCTGCCTCAAGGCGAGCCGGAACGTGCTTCGCGAGTCGAGAATATGGTCGCACAGATGGACCTGGAAGGCTTTGGTAACTGTACGAATACGGAAGAGTGTCAGGCCGCTTGTCCTGCGGAAATTTCTGTATCGAATATTGCCCGTCTGAATCGGGAATATCTGCGTGCCAAACTCTGCTCCAAAGAGTAG